A window of the Hordeum vulgare subsp. vulgare chromosome 5H, MorexV3_pseudomolecules_assembly, whole genome shotgun sequence genome harbors these coding sequences:
- the LOC123400165 gene encoding protein ALTERED PHOSPHATE STARVATION RESPONSE 1 encodes MGCCQSRLERQEAVSRCKARRRYTKHLVQARRDMAAAHALYLRSLRATGAALLQFATAEADNPHPHPHTHHQRHHHQPPPPPPPPPPPPPPPPPPPPPPPLSPARTASSWTTTTSSTISASQILPPPPPPPAPMPSSWDFWDPFAPSSSRSPADAAAEWDDAATSLAESPRATPPPVVVTANAAQAQPPAPSVVTATTSTASELTVVALPRGGGGGAAGKKDLAEIATEIDEYFLKAADAGARVAALLEAPICELPDASNSLPGRVMSYGKNLKPTGWSWGGGGGGYGKGSSNGFSRFERGDEGVMGNGGGSGILSHSSTVERLYAWEKKLFLEVKNYEGLKQEHDKKVGLLRKQEVRGVDYLKMEKNRMEMESLESKMLVATQSIDTTTSEIIRLRESELFPQLLELVAGLMSMWRGMYECHQVQTHMVQQLEYLTMSTNPTSNDHRQAALQLEIEVDRWYSAFCSLVKSQRDYVYSLTGWLRLSLFQCHHNPLIKDIQNSDIYSLCEEWQLAIDRIPDKVASEGIKTLLSVIHAVVIQQAEEQKQKKRSDAAFKEFEKKTEELRSLESKFGPYSADGYGEMTRKSPVADKRAKVEALRSRADDEKSKHQKSVGLTRAMTLKNLQTGFPNVFQAMRGFSSVCMEAFESVYNFKRSSDRALDMKRLLN; translated from the exons atGGGCTGCTGCCAGTCGAGGCTGGAGCGGCAGGAGGCGGTGTCGCGCTGCAAGGCGCGCCGCCGCTACACCAAGCACCTCGTGCAGGCGCGGAGGGACATGGCCGCCGCCCACGCGCTCTACCTCCGCTCCCTGCGGGCCACCGGCGCCGCGCTGCTCCAGTTCGCCACCGCCGAGGCCGACAACCCGCACCCGCACCCGCACACCCACCACCAGCGCCACCAtcaccagccgccgccgcctcctccccctccccctccgcccccgccgccgccgccgccgccgcctcctcctccgccgctcaGCCCCGCGCGGACCGCCAGCTCCTGGACCACCACCACATCCTCCACCATCAGCGCCTCGCAAATCCtgccgccccctccccctccgccGGCCCCAATGCCGTCCAGCTGGGACTTCTGGGACCCcttcgcgccctcctcctcccgctcCCCCGCCGACGCCGCGGCGGAATGGGACGACGCGGCCACGTCCCTCGCCGAATCCCCCCGCGCCACGCCGCCGCCCGTGGTCGTCACGGCCAACGCCGCCCAGGCCCAGCCCCCGGCCCCGTCCGTCGTGACCGCCACCACATCCACCGCCAGCGAGCTCACCGTCGTCGCCCTGCCCcggggcggaggcggcggcgcggccgggAAGAAGGACCTCGCCGAGATCGCCACCGAGATCGACGAGTACTTCCTCAAGGCCGCCGACGCCGGCGCCCGCGTCGCCGCGCTGCTCGAGGCCCCAATCTGCGAGCTCCCCGACGCCAGCAACAGCCTCCCAG GGAGGGTGATGAGCTACGGCAAGAACCTGAAGCCTACGGGGTGGtcgtggggcggcggaggaggaggctacGGGAAAGGCAGCAGCAATGGCTTCTCCAGGTTCGAGAGAGGGGACGAAGGGGTGATGGGCAATGGCGGAGGCAGTGGGATCCTCAGCCACTCCTCCACCGTCGAAAGGCTCTACGCCTGGGAGAAGAAGCTGTTTCTCGAGGTCAAG AACTACGAGGGGCTTAAGCAGGAGCATGACAAGAAGGTGGGGCTGCTGAGGAAGCAGGAGGTGAGGGGCGTGGACTACCTCAAGATGGAGAAGAACCGGATGGAGATGGAGAGCCTAGAGTCCAAGATGCTGGTGGCCACCCAGTCCATCGACACCACCACCTCCGAGATCATCAGGCTGAGAGAATCAGAACTGTTTCCTCAGCTACTTGAGCTGGTTGCTGG CTTGATGAGCATGTGGAGGGGCATGTATGAGTGCCATCAGGTGCAGACCCACATGGTGCAGCAGCTTGAATACCTCACCATGAGTACCAACCCAACCTCCAATGACCACCGGCAAGCGGCTCTCCAGCTCGAGATCGAGGTGGACAGGTGGTACTCAGCGTTCTGCAGCCTGGTCAAGTCCCAGAGGGACTATGTGTACTCACTGACCGGCTGGCTTCGCCTCTCCCTGTTCCAATGCCATCACAACCCACTCATAAAAGACATCCAGAACTCCGACATCTACAGCCTGTGCGAGGAGTGGCAGCTGGCCATCGACCGGATCCCCGACAAGGTGGCCTCGGAAGGGATCAAAACCCTCCTGTCAGTGATCCACGCCGTGGTAATCCAGCAGGCAGAGGagcagaagcagaagaagaggtCGGATGCTGCATTCAAGGAGTTTGAGAAGAAGACGGAGGAGCTGAGGTCCCTGGAGTCCAAATTTGGGCCGTACTCCGCTGATGGCTATGGAGAGATGACGCGGAAGTCGCCGGTAGCAGACAAGCGGGCGAAGGTGGAGGCCCTGAGGAGCAGGGCGGACGACGAGAAGAGCAAGCACCAGAAGAGTGTTGGGCTGACGAGGGCGATGACCCTGAAAAACCTCCAGACGGGCTTCCCCAACGTCTTCCAGGCGATGAGGGGCTTCTCCAGCGTCTGCATGGAGGCGTTTGAGTCGGTGTACAACTTCAAGCGGAGCTCGGACCGGGCGCTCGACATGAAGAGGCTACTGAACTGA
- the LOC123400167 gene encoding synaptotagmin-2-like, producing MGVVSTVLGLFGFGFGFSSGIVIGYYFFIYFQPTNVKDVEVRPLVEYDSTSLDGILPEIPMWVKNPDYDRIDWLNRFLELMWPNLNKAICRMAQDIAKPIIAENCEKYKIDSVEFETLTLGSLPPTFQGMKVYITDEKELIMEPSLKWAANPNITVVAKAYGLKATVQIVDLQVFASPRITLKPLVPTFPCFANISVSLMEKPHVDFGLKLFGADLMAIPVLYKFVQDTIKKQVANMYLWPKTLEVPIMDPSKASKKPVGILLLKVVRAQNLKKKDLLGKSDPYAKLKMTDDKLPSKKTSVKRSNLNPEWNEEFKFVVTDPENQSLEVNVFDWEQVGKHEKMGMNRILLKELPPEETKVMTLNLLKTMDPNDIQNEKSRGQIILEATYKPFKEDDMEKESVDGVDEVQKAPENTPAGGGLLFVVVHEAQDLEGKHHTNPYAKIIFKGEEKKTKVIKKNRDPRWEDEFEFVCEEPPTNDKLHVEVLSKAGKKGILHGKEALGYIDITLADVISNKRINEKFHLIDSKNGQIQIELQWRTS from the exons ATGGGCGTAGTCAGCACCGTGCTTGGTCTCTTTGGATTTGGATTTGGATTCTCTTCTGGTATTGTTATTGGGTACTACTTCTTCATCTACTTCCAGCCAACGAATGTCAAG GATGTCGAAGTTCGCCCACTTGTGGAATATGACTCAACTTCATTAGACGGAATCCTTCCTGAAATTCCTATGTGGGTCAAGAATCCCGACTATGATAGA ATTGATTGGCTCAACAGGTTTCTGGAATTGATGTGGCCCAATCTTAATAAG GCTATCTGCAGAATGGCGCAGGATATTGCAAAGCCAATTATTGCTGAGAACTGTGAGAAGTACAAGATAGATTCGGTTGAGTTTGAAACACTTACACTGGGTAGCTTACCACCCACCTTTCAAG GAATGAAAGTCTATATCACCgatgagaaagagttgataatGGAACCATCTCTAAAGTGGGCTGCAAATCCCAATATTACTGTTGTTGCAAAGGCCTACGGGTTGAAAGCAACCGTCCAG ATTGTGGATCTGCAGGTCTTTGCATCGCCTCGTATTACTCTGAAGCCGCTGGTGCCTACATTTCCTTGCTTCGCTAATATTAGTGTCTCTCTCATGGAGAAG CCACATGTTGATTTTGGGCTCAAACTATTCGGAGCAGATTTAATGGCTATTCCTGTTCTTTACAAATTCGTTCAG GACACCATCAAGAAGCAAGTTGCGAACATGTATCTGTGGCCAAAGACACTAGAAGTCCCTATAATGGATCCCTCGAA AGCATCAAAGAAGCCTGTTGGAATTCTACTATTGAAGGTTGTAAGAGCTCAAAATCTGAAAAAGAAGGATCTGCTGGGTAAATCAGATCCATACGCGAAACTTAAGATGACAGATGACaagcttccatccaagaaaacatCAGTAAAGCGCAGCAATCTCAATCCAGAGTGGAATGAAGAATTCAAATTTGTCGTGACAGATCCAGAAAACCAGTCGCTGGAAGTTAATGTCTTCGACTGGGAACAG GTTGGTAAACATGAAAAGATGGGCATGAACAGGATTCTGTTGAAAGAACTTCCCCCAGAGGAGACTAAAGTGATGACTCTTAACTTACTGAAGACAATGGATCCAAATGATATACAAAATGAGAAATCTCGTGGTCAGATTATTTTGGAGGCGACATATAAGCCTTTCAAGGAAGACGACATGGAGAAAGAAAGCGTGGATGGTGTCGATGAAGTACAGAAAGCTCCAGAAAATACTCCAGCTGGAGGCGGGctgctttttgttgttgttcacgAAGCTCAAGATCTTGAAGGGAAGCATCACACAAACCCATATGCAAAGATAATCtttaaaggagaagagaagaaaacaaaG GTGATCAAGAAGAACAGGGATCCACGATGGGAGGATGAATTTGAGTTTGTTTGCGAGGAACCACCTACAAATGATAAGTTGCATGTTGAAGTCCTAAGCAAAGCTGGAAAGAAAGGAATATTGCATGGCAAG GAAGCCTTGGGCTACATTGATATAACCCTGGCAGACGTGATCAGCAACAAGCGGATTAACGAGAAGTTCCATCTCATTGACTCTAAAAATGGGCAGATTCAAATCGAGTTGCAGTGGAGAACTTCATAG